Within the Pseudoalteromonas ulvae UL12 genome, the region ACGTTTTTGCGAAACACGCAGCATTATTTGCTGAATTAGGTGTTGATGTAAATAACGGCTTAGGTGATGTATATAGCAAGATCCAAACATTACCAACAGAAAAACGTCAAGAAATAGAAGCTGACATTGCCGCTGTTTATGCCGAGCGCCCTGCACTTGCCATGGTTGACTCTGACAAAGGCATCACTAATCTTCATGTTCCTAGTGATGTTATCATCGATGCTTCAATGCCTGCTTGTATTCGTTCTTCAGGTCAAATGTGGGGCCCGGATGGTCAATTAAAAGATACTAAAGCGATTATCCCTGATCGTAGCTATGCTGGCGTTTATCAAGCCACTATCGATTTCTGTAAAGAACATGGCGCATTTGATCCTACAACTATGGGTAGCGTACCGAATGTTGGTTTGATGGCTCAAAAAGCTGAAGAATACGGCTCGCACGACAAAACGTTTGAAGTCGCAGCGGCAGGTGAAATACGCGTAGTTGACACTAACGGTACTGTATTGCTGCAACACACTGTTGCACAAGGTGATATTTGGCGCATGTGTCAGGTGAAAGATGCACCAATCCAAGATTGGGTTAAGCTTGCTGTGAATCGTGCTCGTTTATCTGATACGCCTGCTGTATTTTGGTTAGATGAAAACCGTGCACACGATGCCCAGTTAATCAAAAAAGTAAATGCATATTTACCACAGCATGACACCGCAGGATTAGAGATCCACATTCTTTCTCCTATCGACGCGACAAAATTCTCATTAGAGCGTATCAAGCAAGGTCTGGATACTATTTCTGTTACAGGTAACGTACTTCGTGATTACCTAACAGATTTATTCCCAATTCTTGAGCTTGGTACGAGCGCAAAAATGCTCTCTATCGTACCACTAATGAATGGTGGTGGTTTATTCGAAACGGGTGCAGGTGGTTCAGCACCTAAGCACGTTCAACAGTTCGAAAAAGAAAACCACTTACGTTGGGATTCTCTTGGTGAATTCTTAGCACTTGCTGCGTCTTTAGAGCACTTAAGTGTGACAGCTGATAATGCTAAAGCAAAAGTGTTAGCGGATACTCTAGACGAAGCGACAGCTAAGTTCTTGCAAGAAAATAAATCGCCTTCACGCCGCGTAAATGAGCTAGACAACCGTGGTAGCCACTTCTACTTGACTCTTTACTGGGCTCAAGCGTTAGCTGCACAAACAGCAAATGCTGAACTAGCAGCAATTTTTGCAACGCCAGCTGCAGAGCTTGCTGAAAACGAAATGACAATCGTAAACGAGCTAAACTCTGCTCAAGGTGTCAGCGTTGATGTGAACGGTTATTACTTCCCAAGCGATGAGCTTGCCAGTAAAGCAATGCGCCCAAGTGCGACCCTTAATACAATTATCGACAAAATCTAATTGATAATTTATTAAAACAATCAGGGCACTTCGGTGCCCTTTTTTGTTTATCTCAGTATAATTAACCCATTAATCGAACTCAGAGTGATCTTATGCCTTCACCGCAGGGTAAGCGCCCATCTATTCAACGTAAAAAACCAACTCAAAAATCCATCAAACCACGGCCAAGTGAACAAAAAATTGTGCTGTTCAATAAACCTTTTGATGTGTTGTGCCAATTTACGGATCAAGAAGGACGCCAAACATTAGCCGATTTTGTCTCCATTAAAGATATCTATGCCGCCGGGCGACTCGATCGCGATAGTGAAGGATTACTGGTGTTGACCAATGACGGACAACTGCAAAATAAACTGGCTTCCCCCAAACATAAAACCAGTAAAACCTACTGGGTACAAGTGGAGGGTGTCCCGACCCAACACGCAATTACACAACTGTGTGAAGGCGTTG harbors:
- a CDS encoding NADP-dependent isocitrate dehydrogenase; this translates as MTTKTSKIIYTKTDEAPALATYSLLPIIQAFTKVSGVEVETRDISLAGRVIANFPEYLTEEQRIGDALAELGDLAKTPEANIIKLPNISASVPQLQAVVKELQAQGYALPNYPEEAKTDEEKAVKATYDKIKGSAVNPVLREGNSDRRAPGSVKQYAKTNPHSMGAWDKNSKSHVASMTQGDFFASEQSVTVEQATDVRIEHVAANGEITVLKASTPLLAGEVIDSSVLSAAALREFLELEINKAKQEDVLLSVHLKATMMKVSDPIIFGHAVTVFFKDVFAKHAALFAELGVDVNNGLGDVYSKIQTLPTEKRQEIEADIAAVYAERPALAMVDSDKGITNLHVPSDVIIDASMPACIRSSGQMWGPDGQLKDTKAIIPDRSYAGVYQATIDFCKEHGAFDPTTMGSVPNVGLMAQKAEEYGSHDKTFEVAAAGEIRVVDTNGTVLLQHTVAQGDIWRMCQVKDAPIQDWVKLAVNRARLSDTPAVFWLDENRAHDAQLIKKVNAYLPQHDTAGLEIHILSPIDATKFSLERIKQGLDTISVTGNVLRDYLTDLFPILELGTSAKMLSIVPLMNGGGLFETGAGGSAPKHVQQFEKENHLRWDSLGEFLALAASLEHLSVTADNAKAKVLADTLDEATAKFLQENKSPSRRVNELDNRGSHFYLTLYWAQALAAQTANAELAAIFATPAAELAENEMTIVNELNSAQGVSVDVNGYYFPSDELASKAMRPSATLNTIIDKI
- a CDS encoding pseudouridine synthase, giving the protein MPSPQGKRPSIQRKKPTQKSIKPRPSEQKIVLFNKPFDVLCQFTDQEGRQTLADFVSIKDIYAAGRLDRDSEGLLVLTNDGQLQNKLASPKHKTSKTYWVQVEGVPTQHAITQLCEGVELKDGMTLPAKVEMIDEPNIWPRTPPIRERQNIPTTWLSVTLTEGRNRQVRRMTAHIGHPTLRLIRYRVGQWTIEGIENGQFKDVSKVQ